One Rissa tridactyla isolate bRisTri1 chromosome 4, bRisTri1.patW.cur.20221130, whole genome shotgun sequence DNA window includes the following coding sequences:
- the NDUFB1 gene encoding NADH dehydrogenase [ubiquinone] 1 beta subcomplex subunit 1 encodes MVNFAQAVRDHWVHILVPLGFVIGCYLDRMNDEKLSAFRNKSQLYRRELKPGEEVTWK; translated from the exons ATGGTGAACTTCGCCCAAGCTGTGCGGGACCACTGGGTCCACATCCTCGTTCCCTTGGGATTCGTGATTGGATGCTACTTGGACAGGATGAACGATGAGAAGCTGTCTGCCTTCAGGAACAAGAGCCAGCTGTACCGGAG AGAGCTGAAGCCTGGTGAAGAAGTTACATGGAAATAA